The Musa acuminata AAA Group cultivar baxijiao chromosome BXJ1-8, Cavendish_Baxijiao_AAA, whole genome shotgun sequence genomic sequence TCGATTGGAGGACCTCTGCACCTGTTGTTCCTATTATTCGTCCAACAATCTTATCTTGCTCATCCACTGAAAAATGCTTGTCAAATAATGGCCATAATTCAAGCTCTTCTCTGAAGATATGATTATCAAGAGTAACTCGTAGAGATTTGCACATTCCTTGAAGCTTAGTGACAAGCTCATTATGTTTTCTAGTCTGATCAACTACATGAGAATCAGAATTGCTTCCCCTTGCAGTATCTTTACTGATGTTCATTCCCAAGCCATCATGCAGTTGTGAGAGCTCTAAAAGCACCACAGAAATATCTCTAAATAGCTTTTCTTCCTGCTTGTGGTCAAGGGTGTATGAATGACTCACATTATGAAGTGTTTCTCTTGATTCTAAAGCTGGGAAAACAATATCATCCTCAGCATTACTATGAGCTCTGTATAGACCCCATAACAAGCGAAATCTTCCACTGAACTGCCGAAGAACAGTATCAACATAAGGTATAAGGTTTCCGGATTCATCATCCAAATACTTCACATCTTTGCTAATCGCCTTATGAAATTTAAATATGTTGTCAATTGGCCTCAAAGTGTTCTCTATACTACATAAATTCAATTCCATCTCTGGAACAAAGAGACTGGACTTAAAGTAAGGGGCAGAAGAATTGTAAGATGAAAAAAGCAGAGACTTTGAAGCATCAGGTGAACTTATTCCAGTGTTGGCGCTAGCAACTCCCAGCGCTGGTACACAGCATGACTTTTGGCTACATGACACACTGTAGATTTCATTACTTTCTGAAGTGTTGATTTCACCAGAATTTCCATATAATCCTGAAAAGTTGCCTCGTTTAATAGGCCTAGCATTGTTCTCAGATTTCAGAATTGTCAAGCCTTTCTCACACCCAAGTAGACAAGAACATGAACAGAAATTATGTCTGCAATCTTCTTCCGACTCAGTACCGTCTTCTAAAGGGAAGCAACAGATTGCTTTTGAAGTCAAGCATATGAACTTGCCAGATCTGGTAATATCCTCGCTCCTACCCTTGCACGCCCAACCGGAAAAAAGGGTGACCAGTGCATCTTCAGATGATGAGGCTGTGCCACGAAACATCAATCTTAGCTAGCTTTAAAAAATTGGTAAAATGATGTGGCAAAAGTGAAGAGTAAAGATACACAAGAGAACTGACCAGCTAGATGCATATTCTGGAGAAACTGACTTGCCTCCTTATCACTTAAGTTTGCAACAAACCATGGTAAAACACGCTCTAACAGTTTCAAGGGCATAACACACAGACTTCTGAAAAGAAGCTTACACTGTTTCTCAGAAGAAAAATGCATCCTGGCAAGAGGAAGAACctaaaaaaagagaagtacaaatGTATTTTCAGATACtcaaaagaaaacaataaagTTAATGTTGTCCGTATCAGCGTACCTCAGCTTCCTCACTATGGAAATGCTTCTGAATAGTATCCATTATTTGATCAGCATGCGAACAAAACTCAGAATAGAATTCTACAGAAGTAGAATTGGCCTCTGCACTCTGGATTTCTTCAATTAAGCACCTAAACTTGTTAAACTGAATTTTTTCATTTGCATGGTCCAGCAAAAGGAATTCCATTCCATCTGATACTGCTGGAAATATTACTTGGTCTTCAGCATAACTGCATGTGCAGAAAATGCTATTTGTCAATAGATGAGTTCAAGCACTAAGTCCAAGAATAATGGTGAATGTGTAAAGATTGCTTAAATCACTGCTATTTCATGTTGTACTTCATTATCTCAAATGCAGTCCCTGTGCTTCTTAGTGTAAGGGCACTGGCCAAACTTTTTATATGAGAcataaggttcgcaataccgtaccgtaccggagtttcaacctgggctcggtaccggtatggtacggtataccgctcggtacacccaggtgtatcgagcggtatattcaggtgtgccgagcactgtaccggaagcctgtcggaccggtatgtaccgcccgtaccgggcggtatggaccggtactgcaaaccatgagaCATATAGTCATATAGTAAGTTCAAATTTTCTATACATCATGGTCCACTTCTCTCAGAATGGTTAATTGGTTATGAGCTtcatataataacaaaaaaaaggtcATGCAAAGAATGTAAAATCCAAGAGAGCTCTTAACCAGAATTCGTATAAACTTTATCTGCTTCtattcaataaaaaataacaaagtcCCTTACCTATGAAAGATGCACACATCAGCAATAAATTGAAGCCTTGTGTTGAAGACAGACAAATCAGATAAATCTCCAGAAAGCTGTATTTTCCTTGCACATTCTGCTATTTCatttaattcttttctaatagcatTATGCCAATGCAATATTTCATCTATCGGGTACAACCCAAGATCAATAGCTTTGCTGTCTGGTTCGTCATGTTTTCTCTTCCCAGTCCTGGAAAGATCAGAAAGACAGGCATACTTCTCAGTGTCATCAATAGAACTCTGTGATAGAGAATCATCAACATGACTTTTTCCCATGTCAGCCATGCTTTTGTCTTCAATCCAAGTAAATATGACCTacatgtttcaaacaaataacAATGCTAGTTAAGTTAATCTCGATTTGTAGACAAATAGTCAAGTTAATCTCGATTTGTAGACAAAAGGAATCTTGTATGAAGAAAAATATTACCTGTTTAAGAAGTTTTTCGTTTGGTACTATCTTCCTCAAACAGTTGATCATATCTTGGTGTTCCTCAGGTGAAACAGAAGATGAAAGCCAAGGAAGGAACTTTGTCATCATATCCACAGGGATGCTACATAAGAACTCCCAAACCAGATCAGCCTGCTCTTCAAATAAATACTTCtctataagcaagggaaagacctGTACCACCACAAACGAATTAGCCACAACATATATTGGCAGAAAATATCATGTAGTATTAGGTCTTGAAGAAAGAACACAACAGTGGCACAGTCATAAATAGACGCTTACTAATCATTTATTAGTAAAATAGATCCATGAAACATCCAACTACAGGAACAACTAATGAAAAAACAGAATATACCACATCCGACAACAGAAACAGCCAGAATTCAATTTCTACCTTAATCTGTAAAATGCTACTAAAAACAGGCGACCTTTGG encodes the following:
- the LOC135588663 gene encoding zinc finger protein BRUTUS-like; amino-acid sequence: MATPQAGDGVLALMPLEVANSVEPAPSSPPPAAAAAASLKGSAEKSPILIFLYFQKAIRSELDRLHHDAVELATDGCGDVRSLAERCIFLFDIYQHHCNAEDAVIFPALDTRVKNVARTYSLEHEGESHLFYFVFVLLKSHMTHDDRLRRELALRIGAIKALFSHQMPKEEKQVFVSEDHFRRELASRTGVIRTALVQHMCKEEEQVFPLLIEKYLFEEQADLVWEFLCSIPVDMMTKFLPWLSSSVSPEEHQDMINCLRKIVPNEKLLKQVIFTWIEDKSMADMGKSHVDDSLSQSSIDDTEKYACLSDLSRTGKRKHDEPDSKAIDLGLYPIDEILHWHNAIRKELNEIAECARKIQLSGDLSDLSVFNTRLQFIADVCIFHSYAEDQVIFPAVSDGMEFLLLDHANEKIQFNKFRCLIEEIQSAEANSTSVEFYSEFCSHADQIMDTIQKHFHSEEAEVLPLARMHFSSEKQCKLLFRSLCVMPLKLLERVLPWFVANLSDKEASQFLQNMHLAASSSEDALVTLFSGWACKGRSEDITRSGKFICLTSKAICCFPLEDGTESEEDCRHNFCSCSCLLGCEKGLTILKSENNARPIKRGNFSGLYGNSGEINTSESNEIYSVSCSQKSCCVPALGVASANTGISSPDASKSLLFSSYNSSAPYFKSSLFVPEMELNLCSIENTLRPIDNIFKFHKAISKDVKYLDDESGNLIPYVDTVLRQFSGRFRLLWGLYRAHSNAEDDIVFPALESRETLHNVSHSYTLDHKQEEKLFRDISVVLLELSQLHDGLGMNISKDTARGSNSDSHVVDQTRKHNELVTKLQGMCKSLRVTLDNHIFREELELWPLFDKHFSVDEQDKIVGRIIGTTGAEVLQSMLPWVTSALSQEEQNKMMDTWRQATKNTMFNEWLNEWWKDTPSLSTDATESSGLPKEADHQESLEQSDQMFKPGWNNIFRMNQNELESEIRKVSRDPTIDPRRKAYLIQNLMTSRWIAAQQKLPQARTEEATEGEDIPGCSPSFRDPEKQIFGCEHYRRNCKLVAACCNKLFTCRFCHDKVSDHSMDRKATSEMMCMRCLKVQPVGPTCRTPSCAGFSMAKYYCNICKFFDDERNVYHCPFCNLCRVGKGLGIDFFHCMTCNCCLGMKLKEHKCREKGLETNCPICCDFLFTSSAAVRALRCGHFMHSACFQAYTCSHYTCPICSKSLGDMAVYFGMIDALLAAEELPEEYRDRCQDILCNDCGKKGTSRFHWLYHKCGFCGSYNTRVIKTDTTSCFT